The following are encoded in a window of Brevibacillus ruminantium genomic DNA:
- a CDS encoding 3D domain-containing protein, whose amino-acid sequence MNGKRLVSFILLFVIVLTGFASDGLGYPAINDRSVQTTYGIRETREGQLVIKKRAVSTSSFSQVIDKADAVLEQYPKVRVVATGYYAGFESTGKHPTHPSYGITYSGVKVRRDEYSTIAADLRVFPLGTVLYIPGYGYGVVADKGGAIRGHKIDLYFETKQDVYKQWGKKAVDVYVVRRGEGKVTETMMQRLNEKGIAAMADPIQ is encoded by the coding sequence ATGAATGGAAAGCGCTTGGTTAGTTTTATCTTGCTTTTTGTCATTGTTCTGACAGGCTTTGCAAGCGATGGTCTCGGGTATCCTGCCATCAATGATCGCTCTGTTCAGACCACATATGGAATCCGTGAAACCCGGGAAGGGCAGCTTGTTATTAAAAAACGGGCCGTCTCAACCAGTTCATTTAGTCAGGTGATCGACAAGGCTGATGCCGTGCTGGAGCAATACCCCAAGGTTCGCGTAGTGGCGACCGGTTATTACGCCGGATTTGAATCAACCGGGAAGCATCCGACCCATCCTTCTTACGGAATTACCTATTCCGGCGTAAAAGTACGTCGTGACGAATATTCAACGATAGCCGCCGACCTGCGCGTGTTTCCGCTGGGAACGGTTTTGTACATCCCCGGCTACGGCTACGGTGTTGTGGCGGATAAAGGCGGAGCGATTCGCGGCCATAAAATTGACCTCTATTTTGAGACCAAGCAGGATGTCTACAAGCAGTGGGGGAAGAAGGCCGTGGATGTATACGTCGTCCGTCGCGGAGAAGGAAAAGTAACGGAAACGATGATGCAGCGGCTCAATGAAAAGGGAATCGCCGCGATGGCTGACCCGATACAATAA
- a CDS encoding cobalamin-binding protein: protein MRIVSICPSNTEILYYLGLGDCVVGLDDHSDWPPEWQHLPRVGPDLTIDMEKVQALQPDLVIASLSVPGMEKNVEALQSLSIPHIVLDPQRLCDIPRDIRLVGEATDRIVQAEQLASDFVEKAETIKQVAQSSGYRPKLYWEWWPNPIYTPGRENWLTDVSEMAGAVNVFSNYDVPNVKATRDMVLERDPDHICVVWCGIELRRIKREMITDRPEWARMTAIQKKQVHLLEEGLYCRPSPRILEGLEQLVALIHPELSV, encoded by the coding sequence ATGCGGATTGTGTCCATCTGTCCGAGCAATACAGAAATCCTTTATTATTTGGGGTTGGGTGATTGTGTCGTCGGGCTGGACGATCACTCTGACTGGCCCCCGGAGTGGCAGCATCTGCCCCGAGTAGGCCCGGACCTGACCATTGACATGGAAAAAGTCCAAGCGCTTCAGCCTGACCTGGTGATTGCTTCTCTTAGTGTGCCCGGCATGGAAAAAAACGTGGAGGCCTTGCAGTCTCTTTCTATCCCACATATCGTCCTCGATCCACAGCGTCTCTGCGATATTCCCCGGGATATCCGGCTGGTGGGGGAGGCCACGGACAGAATCGTTCAGGCGGAGCAGCTGGCCAGCGATTTTGTCGAAAAAGCAGAAACCATCAAACAAGTGGCACAATCCTCCGGCTACCGTCCCAAGCTCTACTGGGAATGGTGGCCCAATCCGATCTATACTCCCGGTCGGGAAAACTGGCTGACAGATGTCAGCGAAATGGCCGGAGCTGTCAATGTTTTTTCCAACTATGACGTCCCCAATGTCAAAGCCACCCGTGACATGGTACTGGAGCGGGACCCCGATCATATCTGTGTCGTCTGGTGCGGGATCGAGCTTCGCCGGATCAAACGGGAGATGATCACCGACCGCCCTGAATGGGCCCGGATGACGGCAATCCAGAAAAAGCAGGTGCATCTTCTGGAAGAAGGATTGTACTGCAGGCCCTCTCCCCGGATTCTGGAGGGATTGGAGCAACTGGTAGCCTTGATCCATCCCGAGTTGTCTGTGTAG
- a CDS encoding MFS transporter: MFALSTNVILFCILSCLMGVGLGCGQPISMTTTYNASPKARTGEVLGIRLMTNRLSQLIAPVFFGAVGGWIGVVSVFYVSGAFLIGGAFVMKPRKHSEESQSVKI; the protein is encoded by the coding sequence ATATTTGCCCTATCCACGAACGTTATCCTTTTTTGTATTCTTAGTTGCTTGATGGGAGTAGGGCTGGGATGCGGGCAGCCTATTTCAATGACGACGACGTATAATGCCTCGCCAAAAGCACGAACAGGGGAAGTGCTTGGCATTCGCTTAATGACGAATCGACTTTCACAGCTTATTGCTCCCGTCTTTTTCGGAGCGGTAGGCGGCTGGATCGGCGTCGTGTCTGTCTTTTATGTGAGCGGCGCCTTTTTGATCGGGGGTGCTTTTGTTATGAAACCACGGAAACATTCTGAAGAATCACAGTCCGTCAAAATATGA
- a CDS encoding YuiB family protein, translated as MSLLQFVVSVVLFAVLGFGIGFIINMILRTTWMPVILVCGVVVGALIYKGIVPGVWDSIILGFGMAGSIASGWTIQTLRKKGYRMF; from the coding sequence ATGAGCTTGCTGCAATTTGTCGTTTCTGTTGTCTTGTTTGCTGTTTTGGGGTTTGGCATCGGCTTTATTATAAATATGATTTTGCGGACCACCTGGATGCCCGTGATTCTCGTGTGCGGTGTCGTCGTAGGTGCCCTGATCTATAAAGGCATCGTCCCTGGTGTCTGGGATTCCATCATTCTCGGCTTCGGGATGGCTGGTTCGATTGCCAGCGGCTGGACGATCCAGACTCTGCGGAAAAAAGGATATCGGATGTTTTAA
- a CDS encoding YuiA family protein, with amino-acid sequence MRKEQEQCPYCKGQGYFQLLLGGTEDCPGCEGSGAHSEEPSAAAGTR; translated from the coding sequence ATGAGAAAAGAGCAGGAGCAATGCCCATACTGCAAAGGACAAGGCTATTTTCAACTGCTGCTGGGAGGGACGGAAGACTGCCCAGGATGTGAGGGCTCTGGTGCCCACTCGGAGGAGCCGTCCGCTGCAGCCGGCACACGATAA
- a CDS encoding NUDIX domain-containing protein: MKRSDVWLGACGIVIRGEEALVVKKTYGGLKGQWSFPAGFVEPGETVDDAAVREVLEETGVTAVVRQLAAVRSGVIRDTISDNMVVFWMDYVSGEPRPQEGEIETALFLPIEQLLQDPLSSTYLKIVLPQYRDREQGMGGKEYPIDPVFQYTQYKIFSKS; encoded by the coding sequence GTGAAACGAAGCGATGTATGGCTGGGTGCTTGTGGAATCGTCATCCGCGGGGAAGAAGCCCTAGTCGTGAAAAAAACCTACGGGGGTCTCAAAGGGCAATGGTCCTTTCCGGCCGGATTCGTGGAACCGGGCGAAACCGTCGACGATGCGGCTGTCCGGGAAGTGCTGGAGGAAACCGGTGTGACAGCAGTGGTCCGCCAGCTGGCGGCTGTGCGTTCCGGGGTGATCCGTGATACGATCAGCGACAACATGGTTGTCTTTTGGATGGATTATGTGAGCGGCGAGCCCCGTCCGCAGGAAGGGGAGATCGAAACCGCTCTCTTTCTGCCGATCGAGCAGCTTTTGCAGGACCCGCTTTCCTCCACCTATCTGAAAATTGTTTTGCCCCAGTATCGGGACAGAGAGCAGGGAATGGGCGGCAAGGAATATCCCATCGATCCCGTTTTTCAATACACCCAGTATAAAATCTTCTCAAAATCATGA